Within the Camelus dromedarius isolate mCamDro1 chromosome 9, mCamDro1.pat, whole genome shotgun sequence genome, the region TGCCATTGCAGTGTGAAAACAGCCCTAGGACATATGTGAGGGAATAGGGATGACTGTGCCCAGATAACACGAGGCTGACAAAGCCAAATGGCAGGGTAGGTTTGTCCCATGGGTATCATCCAGAAACACCATGCTATGTAAGTTTGACATTGTCAGTTTATGATACTGATTCTACTAGTGATTATCATTTTTTTGAGAGTCTCATAAAGTTTGGTTGGGATTTTGGTCCTTGTAAGCAGCAGTTCACTATAAGATAGCAAATAttgttaaatatcttttttttttttttttgataaatgtaaaggaggggaagtggtttttattcattaattaccCACCAGGAGTATACTCAATATTCACTCAAGTGTGTAGTCTCCAGACGTGGTCCCAAAGAACtgctttttaacaaaacattggTCTTATACTATtagtattctgtatttttctattgctgatacaaaatctattttaattttctctttaatagaGACTTTAAGGGTTAAGTTTCCATTGAGGATTGAAGATCTCTCTGTAAGCAGGTAGgattttgtggatttttaaaaattatatgttgactaagggaacacagagaaaagaaacaaggtttGTTGAGTGTCCTACTCTGGGTTAGACACTGTGTTGTGTACTTCACATTTGTTACCTCATATAGTTACTGCAACAGCTTTGCAGAGTAGCTGTGCTGTTGTAGCTTACTTCTAGGTAACTAGGCAACTGTAGTTCAAGGAGGTTGACTAGTTGACCCATGATTCCTTGGTTAACAAGTAGTTGACCTGTGACTTGAccatcaggcagcctggctcccaaatCTGCTTTCTTATCCCTCAGCATagacttttgtttatttaaagaaatgaactcactcatttttgatgtgtatttttgcTCCAAAGTGTTTCATCCATATATTGTATTGATGATTCATGGCATTCAGCAGATGATGACGCAGATCTTGCTCCGAAGGTAAAGTGCTCtcttgtgaaattaatttttctgctctgaatttagttttgtgtagtatttactcttaaaatttagcAGTGGTCTGCCTATCATTGTTCTATGTTTGTGTTGGAAAGTTGGTCAGAgtaaaccattttataaaaatacgactgcttgattttttcttttcttattttggtaaATACTGAAGATGAGGCTGAAGCAAATTGGACCAGAAAATATATAGTGACAGGAAAACTGTGCTGTGAAAAGTTTTCCCACGATAGAGGAAGTGTGAAGCTTGGCCAAAGATAGGGGTTCTTTGACTTTTAAACCACACTGATGGCACTTGTATAATACTCGTGCCTCAGGGACATCTTCAGTGCACACAGCTACTCTCTGTGATAATCATGGGCTGTTCCTGGGGCCTTTAAGTTCCAAAACTACGtagcatgtgtcttttttttccccccgccttggacactttttattttcatagcaTATGGTTTTTAGGaaagaggtttttttgttgttgttgtttgtttgtttttaacctcaTTTCTACCTTTGGTTCTGCATTAAGACTAAAATAATAGTTGAAATTATAGAAATTTAgacattaaaattctgtttctcaaaacCCATATTATAAAgagattcctctgtgttttctaaattatccCATTAAGAGTTCATTCAAAACTCTTCATCTAATTGAAGAATACATGTTTTCCCTAAAATAACAATCAGCTCTCTAGGTAGACTCTTAATAACAACCATATGATGAAACctacttcagaattcttttgtattatagttttaaaaagtatgtccaGTCCTCGTGTCCCATTCAAAAATttcaagtttcagacattttgtagtatagttatttacatattcattttatagccCCTGCTTCAGTATACTCCACTAGAGAGTAGGAAACCTAATTGTGCATTTCCTGGAGCACCTAGAATAAGGTCTTAAATATAAGAAACATTTTAGTATCTTTTGAATGTGAATGCATGAGGAGACATGGAATTCTGTATCATGTTGCAGATAATATAACATGCACACTCTATCATAATGAAATCTATCAGATGGTACAGGTAATATAATATGTGTACTATGTCATAATGAAATCCATTTGATTTCCaaaaatatgacttaaatttGTATTCCCTCTGTTTAGGTTGTAAAAGTTCAGTTGTTATGAGAGGAAATATGTCATAAATGCCGAGGAAATAGATAAGAAGTGTATGATAAATAGGAAAAGGTTACAGTCTGTTTTTCAGTATCCACCAATTGTGAGCTtagaatttgagatgaaaactCTTTAACCTTCTTTTTAGCCCCATCTCATGTTCTAttcaatatatcttttcaagCTATGTATTCTCCTTAGAATCCTGATTACCAGTTATCTCTCTGGAAAGTTGATGTGTTAGGAACtttgaaaaatctatttttctctctccctaaTAACAATTTACAGCATTCAGGTAGTGAGAGATGACCTTGTTCAACTGAATGCCTAACAGTGACAAAATTTAACCCTTTATTATAGTAGTATTGACAAACAAACAGTTGTAGAGAAATTCACGTCAGTATTACTGGGGATACACTATGAACAAAGtcctctgttttatatatatgttttatatacaatatattttgatatttttaaaaaatttgctgaaGAACAATATATATACttgcatatataatttatataattttatataataaaaaggtaaaacagaggCTTTCATTGATAGTATGTACCTAACAATACTCATACATCActgatctattatatatataaatactgaaatatatatatatccccacATGCCTTGTTATaattacatttccctttttttcttgccttatgtTTGTTCTTGACTAGTCATGTCTCATgttgccttttcttcctcctcccccaatttttttttattgatttgccCCAAACCTACTATTTCTTTGCAGAAAACACTTCTTCAGTGTCTGTTCTTTCAGTccatctcactctgcctctgtGACTGTATTTAGTTACAGCTTTCTGTTTACTATGTGTGTGGCTCTCACTCATGAGTCATTGCCCTTcagaattacttttgtttttaattcctctttcCTAGAAGTAGCTGAATTTAAACAATCATTTGTCTTTAGCTTTTTGGCAAATGGAATACAAGTAGCTTATACTGTTTGCTGTTCTAACTCATCCAAATAAGATACTGCTAAAAAGTAAACTCTCATATTTCCCCCATGAGAGATcattcacacatatataaatcatgcaagcacatttcaaaatagaacaattactttaaatttcttcatGTTAGTTTTTTCAATAGGACTCTAAACTGTCAGGGATAAGTTTTTGTTCTAGATCATTTTGGTCAAGAAAGTCATCTAATGGATCCCACAGTGTTTGTATAGTAATCAATGAGGGGtaaggaaagtaacattttgggaCTCCTCAGATCATCTCTCATAATCCTCACCCCATGAGAAGATGTAGGTTGGTAAAggtcagaaccaggatttgaatccatatctgaatgactccaaagccagtgctctttGTGTTAGATCCTCTAGGAATGGGgaatgttataattattttattcaatttcatatttcttgttcttaaagctgttattttcttctctagaaagTCTGGCATCCAAGGTTCACAAAGCCGATTCAGGCCTGGCAAGATCCCACGATAAACAGTGAGTTATTTGAAGAGTGTCCTTCTTGTGTTTTCACTGACTAGAAATTATAGATAATCTCATCTACCGTACCTTGTTTTCACTACAGCAGAGGCAAAAGATGGTGTTTTGAAACCAGGAACTAGCGCCTCCTTTGAGGACAATAATTCTGAtcataaaaatgaagatgtggTTACAACCTTTCCCGAACCATCAACCGAAGTTCCAGGCTTTTCTcatcctgccttcccagcaccggAACCTCTCCCATCTTCAGCAGTCTTTGGTGTTACAGAGGTAAGccgttttatttttaacttgttccTCCTGTGCTTTTTCCCATACCGTCCCCCTGATTCTCATGGGGATGAAAAGGATCCTACACAGAAATGGATGTCCTCAAGATCACAATAGAAAACAGAGTGATAACAAGAGAGGCACAtgtgcaggactgagatttgtaaaGTTTGGTGGCAATAAACAGTTCTCAAGTGTGccattaagaaaggaaagaacaagaaagcaactgaaaagaacagctGAATGAATATGAAGATGGGCAGGAGTACAAAGGGGAAGGATTCATTTAATAAGGATGAgattaatataaagataaatgagtGTCAAAATGAGAGAGATTATTATACACGCACAGCAGAAATAGTGGGGTTAAGTGAGAGCGGGAGCTCTATAGTACAAATTATGATGGGAATAATATCAAATTCAAATTAAGGGAAGGAAAAGTCAGGTCATGGAAAATGCTCAGAATCTTCTGAAAGACATAGAGCTGATTTTACgaacaatggaaagaaaatttgatcctcaccttttttctttttggctataCTTGTCTGTGTTGattcattttcatgtgtctctACCTCTCCTAGAATATAGAGCAGAATCTGTCTTTTATACATattgccagcttctcccaggataatgCCTATGATCTCATGGATACAGTAAAAATATGTTGTCTTCCTGACTGATTGACTGAATGACCAAGTGCAGGAATATGATGTTTTCTGAAGTTgggtttttgttacattttgttttgtttttataggaagaaGCAGCAAAGccaaaaactgggggaaaagagaaCGGCACTCGGACTATTAACAGTGTCCTAAAGGAGCAAGCAGATCATAACAAATTGGTTTCTATTGATGGAGCACATAAAAATGACAAAGCTGGTAAGTTAGTGCACATCTGTGGACTTCCTTCTCTGCTTAAAAGCTAGTAtggttggaggggggagggtatagctcaattcctggtacctcaattaaaaaaaaaataatgtaaaaaatctGAAGTGTGTAGATCCAAATATGATACAATTTTCTTTCCAAGTGTCTTTCTTTTGCCACCTTTCTTCATAAATATCCCAACTATGACcaagttttcttccagaaaatgcttcaaccctCTGAAATTCTTCCCTGccactttattttattgacatagTCATGAATAAAGATAggcttatatatgtatttcaacTTCCCAGTCGTACGTGTTCTCATTAATGTATCTGTGACTACATTTTGTAGGCCCAACCTCAGCATTAggattagaagaaaaggaagctgtAGAACCATCCTGGGACTCTGAGGTACTgtcttctattattattattttctaatataagcattgcgtgatgttaaaacataaatggagGGATGTTTTGACTTCACTTTCTCACCTTTGCATTTGCCCAGCAAAATTGTTCCCTCATATTTTTAACCTGCACTTAGTAAAAT harbors:
- the LOC135322107 gene encoding ankyrin repeat domain-containing protein 26-like, with protein sequence MVAELGASNGSCTDSLKSVEKKTLRVKFPLRIEDLSVSSVSSIYCIDDSWHSADDDADLAPKKVWHPRFTKPIQAWQDPTINTEAKDGVLKPGTSASFEDNNSDHKNEDVVTTFPEPSTEVPGFSHPAFPAPEPLPSSAVFGVTEEEAAKPKTGGKENGTRTINSVLKEQADHNKLVSIDGAHKNDKAGKLVHICGLPSLLKS